The following DNA comes from Athene noctua chromosome 1, bAthNoc1.hap1.1, whole genome shotgun sequence.
GCAGGTGTGGGTTAAGGACATGTATATGCCACCTGGCGCTCCCAGCCGTTGAATGTGGAACATTGCTCTTGGTGTGGGAGGGCATCCTCCTCTGACATGTCCCTTTGCCTGAGCACTGGCATGTATCCTTATCCTGCCCATTTCCAGAGCTTGCAGTAGCCATCAGCACTCTTAATTGATGACTCAGTCTGCACCAGGAGGTCGTGGCAACCTACCTCCACCTCTGTGTGTAAGGGCAGTGATCACAGAGCCCTGGGGGACTTGCCACCCACGTACCCACCTCCTGCCTCGCACTACAGCAAGCCCTTTCTGCAGAATGCTTGACCTCCTCTCCCAGACCATGGTATTTCCTTGGCCTGAGGCTAGCTATGCCTCAGACCCCATCCTTCTTCatccctggcagggctggcacTAAACCTGGGACAGTGGGCAGGGTCCCACCTTAATCTTGCAGTTTAGGGCAACATTGTCTCCACCCACTTGCTTTGTTAGTACTTTGCTTCAAAAAGCCTACAGCTAGGTGCAGGTACTCCTTCAGCTTCATTGGCAAGGTTTGGCCTCTCTGTCTTTCTCAGCACTGTCAGTCATTCTGATTATTGTCTCTGTCCACCAAAATGGAGCTGAGTTAGCCTGGTCATCACATAACATGGTGCTCTTCTCAGTTGTTCCCTCCAGTGgtgcttctgctctgctctctgcttttccaGTACCGAGGAGCCGAAAGCACACTGTGTCATCGTGCTGGGCTCTTCTTGGGGCTGTGGGCAACAGAAATTCACCCTCGCTCCCTGTGCCCAGCTGCAATGCCTCTGGTATTTTAAAGAGCTGAAGGTCTGAGAGCTTGGTCGAAGCTTGCTCTGCCCCTCCAGCAGACAGAGTGCTGGGTTGCTCAGTCACAAGGCAGCATGCCACTGTCTAATCTGTTGCTGCTGTAGTCCCGTGACCTTCAGCTaatcttctttcccctctctctgtTACTTCCAGTTAGGGGCTCAGCAGGTGCTGCTCAGCTCTGAGGGAGGCCACGTGTCCCATCCTCTTTCCTTTGGCAGGGTCACGAGGGTCTTTGCTTGTTCTCCTTCCCATAGTGTCATCCACCTCATCTCTAGCATTTGtgtctcagctgcttcttctcTGGGTTCTTGTCTATCTGATCCTCCTTGAGCCTGCACTGGTTACAGAGAGACTGTGTTTTcatctggtttttttcttttgcttctagCCTTCAGATCAGCCATGTCTCTTGCACCTCCAAGGTCCTGGCCTGCTGTTGTCGTCTTGCAAGTGCTATTTAATTTGGGTCTCTGGACCATTTTCTTGTCTCCTTTGCCAGTCACACTCTGCCTCCATTCATAGTGTGGGCTATTGTCTGTGGATGCCTCTGCTGCCGGTTCTTTATCTAGGTCCCTGCCTGTGACTGGAGTAAAGCAGTCTGGGATATTCACCTCTCTTGCTTTTCTGTCCTTTAGCCTGCGATCATTCACTTCTATCTGTCTGCCGGGCTCCTGCTGCAGAGGGATTTCCAGGCAGGAGGCTCAGCTGAGGCTCTGGAGCAGGTTGGGCTGAGCCTGGCTCTGGGCAGCCCAGTCACTGGGGCTCAGCTGCGTTCCCCCTCCTCCTGGGTTTCCATGCACTGAAGCACAAAGAGTGGGGAGGACTGGTGTAGCAGGATGCAGCCCACCAGACTCCCAGCCTTCCTCCTCCCTAAAGCGAGCGAAGCTCTCCGAGATGGGAGCCGGTGCCTCTCCAGAGCGCCAGGGCTGCCGCCTCGTGGCCGCAGCAGTGACAGAGGGGCTGCGGCACCCTCTGGTTCCCACCTCCTCGCCTCTAGACCCTCCACTTAACGTACCTCATCtctccttcaaggcagcctctgccagccccTCCTTGCAGGGGCTGCTGCATAATGCGGGTGCCTCAGAAGGTGATGAGCGAGTAACATCCACAGCCAAGCCCATGGGGACTGCCAGGCTCCGAGTGCTGCCTGAGGAAGGGTCTCTGCTTACTACTACCTCTGCTCTCTGATCTCACCCTCTCTCCATCTCACCTGGGGCAAACTGACCTGAATTAACCTCTGATCTTCTGGGTGCTCTTGGTTCCTGACCAGGCTGCCTCCTCACATCTTCTAACTTTCTTCCTCGCCTCCCGCTTGTCATTTTAGCGTAGCTTCAGCTCTGCACTCCGACAGCCATGACCGTTACGAGCGCCTCACCTCCGTCTCCAGCTCTGTGGACTTTGACCAGAGGGACAACGTGAGTAGCAACAAGAGTCAAACACCTTGTCTGTGAGTGGCTGTGAGCCCACAGCTTGTCTGAATCAAGGGCTCCTCAGAAGAAGCACTGTTTGCCCATCCCCAGGCCTTAGGTCCCACAACTTACAGTGTGTGGGGGGTATAGAGCTCAAGGAGACATAACTACGTGGCTTCTAGACATGTGCTTAAATAAGTAGGCTGTACATCCCTGTGGCTTAACGGATATATGTCCAATCTATCATCTCAGCATTACAAACAGTACTTGCAAGCTCCTCCTCGTACCGTTGTCTACCTCCGCTGCTGTTTTCCTCTCAAAAGGGGAGGCACAGTTCAGTAGGATAACAAGATATGATGGATGGGTGGTGTAGCTCCCAGGAAATATTCCTCTTCCAGGTATCCTTTGAGGAGCACTGGCTTGGCCCAGCCTGCCTTCCCAGTTCCTGCAGAGCTCCTCTTGTACAGGATGATGGCTAAAGTACCTGTATGGTGAATTTTTTGGGTGTCCCTAGGCTGTGGAGAGCTTCCTTGCTAGTCAGGAGCCCGTGGGCTGCCTGAGAGGTTCAGCTGTCAGTTAGCAGGGGACAGCCATGTGGCAGAGTCCAGCCTGTGTTGTGTCCCATGGAGTAGCACGGTCATCCCCTTCACCTTGGCTCATCCCTGGCTCTGCACATCTGGGTGCTCATGATCTGTACCCCCTGAGCCAAGTCTGTGGAGATGCAAGGACACCAGTCTGGTCCCCTGAGCCTTTGAAGGAGGGAGCAGGGATAAGGGAACACAGAGTGATGTGAGACCCTCCTGTCTTCTTTCTGCACAGGGTTTCTGCTCCTGGCTGACAGCCATCTTCAGGATAAAGTAAGTGCCCCGGAACCTGCACGGGGGACACAcgtggggaggaaggagaggcagtgcaGGGCATGGGGACATCCAGTGCAGTACAGCTGTGTGAGGTTGCTGCCCTTGCTGCAGCCTCTTCTCTGAAGAACACAAGCAAAGTGTGTCCTCTGGAGAGGACAGTCCAAGATGGGACTAGATGAGGAGTCCTAAAGCCAGAGCTAAGGtcacccagcccagctctcccctgCCTCAGTCCCACCTGAGAAACACTGTTTGCTTCTCTGCAGAGATGCTTCTCTCCCTGGGACTCCTGCCAGGGGCTCTGCTGCCTGAGGAATGTCTACAGAGGTGGGCTGGAGGATGGAAGAGAACACCTCCAGTCTGATGATGCTCAGGACTAGTCTCCTAAATACTTTTTGGCTTCAGAGCACTGTGGGATAGTGTCAGCCATCCTGTATCTCAAGCAGGGGAGGCAAAGCCCACCAGAAGGATGTGAGGTGGAGTTTGCGTGTGTCCAGCTGCCTGTCCGGGGGGACAGAGGACAGGGACATGTGGAGTGGAGCTGCAGTAAGCATTGCTTGGGCAGGTTTCTGCCCAGGCTGGTTCAAGGCTGGGTGCTGGGCTCTCTACCCCAATTCTGTAGGGCAGAACCTTGGGTGCTGTGTGGGCTCAAACCAGGAGGGCATCCATGACCCTCTACTGTTCTCCAGCACTTGAGAGAATGTAGAAGATTGCCTAACAACCTTTCTCTTCCTGACAGGGATGATGAGATCCGGGACAAATGCGGGGGTGATGCGGTGCACTACCTGTCCTTCCAGAGGCACATCATCGGGCTGCTGGTGGCCGTGGGTGTGCTTTCTGTGGGCATCGTGTTACCTGTCAACTTCTCAGGGGACTTGCTAGGTGAGAGCAGGGAGCCTTTGGCTGGCTGGGGGAGCTACTTTCAAGACCATGTCCCAGACCCCTGGGGAGCAGTGGAGGGCAGGACAGGACTAACACAGACAAACCCAGACTGCTGTCCCACTTTGAGCGTGGTGCATCCGGAGGGTCATCCTGGGCAGCTTGAGTTTTAGGGTGTTCTGTAGGTGAGATTCCTGCATAGCCCACCCCAGTGGTGCTCAGTGCTGCTCAGTATTACTGAACGTGCTTGTCTCTGCCTTTCTCCCCAGAAAACAATGCCTACAGCTTTGGGAGGACAACTATTGCTAACCTGAATTCTGGGTATGTGTGGGCAGGGGTGGGATGGATAATTGAGGCCCTAGGGGTACTTTTTTAAATGTCCACTTGCTGCAGAGCCTCACTTCCTTGAAGGCTGCATTTCTGCCCTCACTGTAAGGCTACTCTCCCTGCTCCAATTTCCAGGCTGAGCTCCTGGAATTTGGTTGTAGGGTGTATGGGTGCCATGCTGGTTACACTGCTTGTGGCCACAGCACCTTCAGGGCCTGACCAGTCATACCAGACTTGTAGTGGCAACCTTGCATTGACCTTTGTGGTCTCCCCTGTGACAGGAATAACCTGCTGTGGCTACACACATCTTTCGCCTTCCTGTACCTGCTGCTGACAGTGTACAGCATGCGCCGGCACACCTCCAAGATGCGCTACAAAGAGGATGACTTGGTGAGCAGGATCTGGCCGCACGTTTTTCCATGCCCTTCTGTTGAGTCAGGTGGCCTTGAGGAGAGTGCCAAGCACCCCACTTTCCACAACAATTTGGGGCTATCTTGTTTTGGCTGTTCTTTCATTCTGCCTGGCCAAAGGCAGATCTTCAGAGCACCAGCAGCTCTGGCTGCCTGTGGGGAAATAGCAGAGGCCTGCACTAGGTGCACGTGTCAGGGGGACCCCATGCCTTCCTCAGGAGTTGCTCCAgctgctttttcccttctttgtttcTTAAGGGTACCCCCTGTTTCTGTCCAGGCAGCTGCAGTGTAAGCCCCTAGCCCGTCAATCTGCAGCACACTAGGATGTAGGATGGCAACAGCTAGTGGAAGCATAGGAAAGGGGCAGTCCTGGGTGCTAGAAGTGATGGGGCTGCCCTTTCCAGTTGCTGGCTCAGGCCTTGGGGGTTTTTGCTGCTTTCACACCATCCACACTTACCTgccctcttccttttttcttccttccaggtTAAACGAACTCTCTTCATCAATGGGATCTCAAAATATGCTGAGCCAGAGAAGATCAAGAAACATTTTGAGTGAGTCTCACTATGTCCCTAATTAAAGGCTGCTCTGTAACAGGGGATGCTTTTATTGGGATAGTTCTAGTGTTACCTGGAATGGCAATAATACATAGAGAAAAGAAAGCTAGTCAAAATTGGTGAACACTTTTCTTTTGGGCATCTCACTGTTGTTTTTCTACACATATGTTTATCTGAATGTGCAGTGTCCTTGGTTTTGTGCTTTGGGACATGCCCGGCTATCTCTTGCAGAGCCATAGGTGGTCAACATGGTAATTGGAGGACAGGGCATGTCCTGCAATGTAGTCAAGCTCAGAGGTGAGATGCAGGCAGGAGGCGCTCTAGCAGGGACTATGGGATgctgttctgctgcttctgccctAGTCACAGTCCCTgtagaaaagtgtatttttctttttaacaaaaaaaattaaatttctcgTCTGTCAGGACCTCAATGAACACACTGTCAGGGCCATGTTTAGAAGCATCATGGGGAGAGGAGAAATGCTTTGTACCCTTTGGGAACCTTTCCACCTCTTTCTGACCCCAAGCCCTGTGGCTCATGAAGGtggagaggggctgtggggtCAGAGAGGTGCCTTGCTGCCATAGGGCAAAAGTCCAAAGAGGGTCCTGTCAGAGCCTGGAAAATGTAGTGTTTTCCCTATGTGTTGCTTCTGCTGTAAGGGACACAGAGTCTGCAGGCTCCCCTGCTGCCTCCAGTAAGCTCTTGCTGTGTGTTGTGATGCTcagcccagggcaggagagaAGTCCTGGATGCGTGGGGTTTGCTGGAGGGTACAGCTTTGGTGCTGGGTGTGATGAGCTGGTGCTTCCCATCCGCAGGGAGGCCTATGCCAACTGCACCGTCCTGGAGGCCCGTCCCTGCTATGATGTGGCCCGGCTGATGTTCCTCGACGCAGAGAGGTAACCGCTGGTTTGGAAGAAAAGGCAGGGTGGGCCGATGCCATGGGCTCTCCCTCAAGTCTGGTGCCACAGGAGCTTTTCTGAGCcaccctctttcttctttttctttccttccttctcttccacttTCCTGTTTCAGGAAGAAAGCTGAACGTGGACGAATCTACTTCACCAACCTGCAGAGCAAGGAGAACACCCCATCCATGATCAACCCCAAGCCCTGTGGCCACCTATGCTGCTGTGTCATCAGGGGCTGCGAGGAGGTGGGGGGAGAGCTGGAGGTGTTGGGAACCAGGGCACGTGGGGGCTTGAGTCCACAGGTCTCTGCTCTGACCCCTGTCCCCCTACACAGGTGGAGGCCATCGAGTACTATAccaagctggaggagaagctcAAAGATGACTACAAGCGAGAGAAGGAGAAAGTGAATGAAAAACCTCTGGGGATGGCCTTTGTCACCTTCCACAATGAGACCATCACAGCCATGTGAGTGCAAAGGGCCTTGTCCTCCCCAGGAAAGTGACCTGTCCCAGCTCTTGCCTTAAATGCCAACACTAAGGTGTCCCCCTCAGCTTATCCCTGCCAGCCCTCTGTGTCAGCatctccctttttctcttctccagaatCCTCAAAGATTTCAACGCTTGTAAGTGCCAGGGCTGTGCATGTCGTGGGGAGCCCAGGGCCTCCTCCTGCAGTGAGTCCCTCCACGTCTCCAACTGGACTGTCAGTTATGCCCCTGACCCACAGAACATCTACTggtgagcagctctgtggggcttAACAGGCCCTGCTGATGGGAAAGGGGTGCGCCCTACCCGTCTCCCTCCCCATATGCTCCTCTGGTAACTGAAGGAGTTGTTCTTGCTGAAGCCCAGCCTGGCTGAGCTAGAGGTCTGATCTGAGTTGGAGGGGGAAAGCCTTGGGCTGGCACCCTAGGTGCTGTTCGCACAGGCTGGGCCGCCATGTGCACGTGAGGCCCTGGACCTGCCCTTCTCCCCAATGCAGCCATCCTGATGCCCTCCTTCCCCCCTCTCAGGGAACACCTCTCCATCCGGGGCTTCATCTGGTGGATCCGCTGCCTTGTGATCAATGTggtcctcttcatcctcctcttcttcctcaccacCCCTGCTATCATCATCACCACTATGGACAAGTTCAATGTCACCAAGCCCGTGGAGTACCTCAATGTAAGGCCTCTGGAGATGGGTGCAGGATGGGTAGCATGGGAACCACCCCGAGGCCCAACTGCCCATGCAAGGGAGGGGTTAGGGAGAGAGATTGTCAGTGATCCCCAGGTCCTGTCAGCCTGACCACGAGGGAGGTGCCAAGCCTGGCCAGGGTGCGGTGGCAGCCACAGTGCTGGGGACTTGGCACCAGCCAGAGCAGCTGTACCTGTGGCTGGTGCAAGGGCTGCCGCACCATGTAACACGTGGTCTGTTCTGTGCCTCATTGCAGAACCCCATCATCACTCAGTTCTTCCCCACCTTGCTGCTGTGGtgcttctctgctctgctgcccaCCATCGTATATTACTCTGCCTTCTTTGAAGCACACTGGACCAGGTAAGGACAGCCAGCACCTGTTCTTAGTCATACCAGCATGCTGTTTGGCCATGAGATACTTCTCACTGGTGTAAAGCTCCTAGGTGGATCTTTCTGCTTGAACTTCTGTCTTCCACTCCAAGTGCAGTGTTATATTGCACCTCTTGGACACCTGGGGTCTGCCATGGACAGCTGTTCTGCCAGTCCTTAGCTGTCGTTGTGTAACATGGTTGTCTGAGCAGGGCTTGATGTAGGTCTACAAGAAGAAAGCTGGGAGGAGTTGGGGCTGGTTGCTGTGAGAAATGCTAGTAGTGAGGGAAGTCTTGGCTCAGGTGAGTGGGCAGCAGAGGTGTGCTTGTACCCATATATGTCACAGCTTTTCCAAGGGAAAATCACCTTAGCTGCTATGGCTTCTGGTCATAGGGAAGGTATTTGAAGTGCAGAGCACTAGAAATGTGCTGCTTATGAGGCATATTCCCCACAAGATGTGCGATGTAAGCtttgttttctgctctgtgttgCAAAGACTGCTGGGGAGGATGTCACCAGTTCTGAGGATAGCAGGTCAAGAGAAAGGATTGCAGAGAGTCCTCTAAAGATTTGAGGGCTGGGAGGGCCTTTGATACAAGGCGGGAGGAACTGGGACTCAAGAACAGACTTCAGACACACTGGAGGTAAAGGGAGCATATTCATGTACCAGTACTAGACAGGGTGGGATTCAGATTCGGCAGTGGAATGTGTTTTCTGATGAAAAGGTGATGGGGACACAGCTTCAGGGGCTGACGGGGTGCCTTTCTGCCCCCAGGTCTGGAGAGAACAGGACAACTATGCACAAGTGTTACACCTTCCTCATCTTCATGGTCTTGCTGCTGCCATCTCTGGGCCTGAGCAGGTAGGTGTGGTGGGGAAGGGAAACCAAGTGCAGAGACCTGGAGCACAGGGAAGGTTGAGATGCACCCCTGTTTTTTCTCCTGCGCTACATCCTTTCCCTGCTGCACAAGTGCTTTGGCCACCATCCCTTTGGGAAGGTGGCATTTAGTTCTCTTGGGGGCCAGGCCAAACCATATCTGACTGGGTCTCTAGGACCTTATCGAATCAATCTGCAGACGCACTGATATGTGCCATGGTGTTACAAATAATGCAGCAGAAATTAGCACGGTTGATGGACACATGTGAAAAGTCTGTTAGAGGTCTGCTGGTGAAGGAGGCACTCCCTACCTCTGTGCTCAGTGTGCACTCCAAGTTTTGAAAAAAGTTAGTCAATTCCCTGTTTGAGTCAGAACTGAGTAGGGTGCACTGCTCAGCTGGGTAGGTTAGTTATGTGTAGGCTGTGACAATGCTCATCTGTTTGGATGTGAGCCCCAAATTTTCCTGCAGGGGTTATAGAAATGCCCTGTGGCAAACAGCCGTGCATCAGCTGCCAGCCATTGGCATGGGCTTCTAGCACTGAACAGTGGCCGAGTAGGGAAACagtgtgaggaaagaaaaacctgcttaatggatgagggaaaggctgtggatgttgtctgccttgactttagtaaggcctttgacaccgtttcccacagcattctcctggagaaactgtctgcttgtggcttggatgatcgcacactttgctgtggtaaaaaactggctggatggccaggcccaaagagttgtagTGAATGAAGTTCaatctggttggcagccggtcacgagtggtgtcccccagggcttggtttggggccacttctgtttaacatctttattgatgatctggacgaggggattgagtgcaccctcagtcagtttgcagatgacaccaagttggtgggagtgttgatctgctcgagggtagggaggctctgcagagagacctggacaggctggagcggtgggctgaggccaactggaggagtttcaataaggccaaatgccgggggctgcacttgggccacaacaacccccagcagcgctacaggcttgggcaggagtggctggagagctgccagtcagagagggacctgggggtgtgattgacagcccgctgaacaggagccagcagtgtgcccaggtggccaagaaggccaatggcatcctggcttgtgtcagcaatagcgtggccagcagggacagggaagggatctgacccctggacttggcactggtgaggccgcacctcgattcctgtgttcagttttgggcccctcactacaaaaaggacattgaatgactcgagtgtgtccagagaagggcaacggagctggtgcagggtctggagcacaggtcatatggggagcggctgagagaactgggggtgtttagtctggagaagaggaggctgaggggagacctcatcgccctctacagctccctgaaaggaggttgcagagagctggggatgagcctccttaaccaagtagtaagtgataggacaagagggaatggtctcaagttgcaccagggaaggtttagactggatattaagagcatttctttacagaacaggttgttgggcgttggaatgggctgcccagggaggtggtggagtccccatccctggaggcgtttaagagtcgggtcgacatagcgctgagggatatggtgtagttgggaacggtcagtgttaggttaagggctggactaggtgatcttcaaggtcttttccaacctagatgattctgtgaaaaactgGGGGCTGGGAGTGGGACAGGGGACCCTCTTTGTGGTATGGAGTTACTTACACATTGTAGGGTGGGGGATCTGCACTCCCCTAAATACAGGATCTGGGGTAGAGCCCCTCAGTGGTGAAGTCAGGAAGCTCCTAAGTATAGACAAACCCTCTGACAGAGGCAGAATAATCTTCCATCCCAGTGAGTGACTACAGCAACACTTCCCAGTCAGATTAAAAATGCCTTGTTGCATGTAACTTTGAGGTAGGCAGATGAATGCTCTTGAAAGGTTTGCATTTTGAACGCATACCATTAAACAGACTACACTTCTTTCTGAGGACTCAGTCCCCTGCTGTTGCCTGTGGTGCTCTGCTTCACCAGTATCTGAGGTGCCAGAGGACTGGATGGTTTTATATCAAAAGATCAGAACTGAGGAAAATGTGGTTTGTTTATcccaagggatttttttttttatctttgtgtttGAGGGTACCTAGTACCTTCTGTAGAGTCAGTCACCTGTTCTTTGCATGGATGTTGTGCCCAGATGGAGAGGAACATAATTTACTGATAGGATTAGGGCACAGGGAGAACACACATGAGAGTGAAAAGCTTTACATCCCTTTTTGGGTGCTGCACTGTTTTTCCCTGTGTCTGATTTACATAATAGCTGGTGACACATCCCAAGAGGGAACAAAATGGTCTCTGGTCAGAGCTTTGGGTCCTTCTAGAGCAGCTTCCACATACTTGAATGTGCATGTCTGTCTATTGCTGCTTCTGActgttcctcttttcttcttgccTGCCTCCCCCACAGCTTGGATGTGTTTTTCCGCTGGTTGTTTGACAAGAAATTCCTTGCCGAAGCTGCTGTGCGATTTGAGTAAGTGGAGTTGTGCACAAGGCCCTTCTTTGCAATGGGGGGAGGTTCTTGTTGGTGTCCAAATGTACTGGGGGCTCCCAGCTACTACCCTGCAAGGGGGTAGCACCTCCTGCAGCCTGCTTTTGTTTTGCCTCCCCAGGTGTGTGTTTCTGCCAGACAACGGGGCCTTCTTTGTCAACTATGTCATCGCCTCTGCCTTCATCGGGAATGCCATGGACCTGCTGCGCATCCCCGGCTTGCTCATGTACATGATACGCCTCTGCCTGGCCCGCTCAGCCGCCGAGCGGAGGAATGTCAAACGAGTATGTAGCAGGGCTGAAGGGGTGGGTTGTGGCCTCCACCCGGGGGTGGGAGTGCTGCGATGGGGCCCTGATGCGGCTTGCCCGACGCTGTGTGTGCGGCTGGGTGCATCGCACACCCCTGCTCGGCTCCCAGGGTCGTGCTGATGGGTCTCTCTTCCCTCTTGCAGCATCAGGCCTACGAGTTCCAGTTTGGGGCTGCTTACGCATGGATGATGTGCGTCTTCACTGTGGTCATGACATACAGCATCACCTGCCCCATCATCGTCCCTTTTGGTAAGTGATACCTCCCTGTGTCAGGAGCTGGGGAGAGCTCAAGGCAGAGGCAAGAAGGGTGATGTGGGGGAGATACTCCCTGTTGGTCAGAGGCACTAGGAAAGAAGCTGATTTCCACTGTGCTAGAATCCCTCCTTTTCTCCCAGGGCTCATGTACATGCTGCTTAAGCACCTGGTGGACCGATACAACCTGTATTATGCTTACCTGCCTGCCAAGCTGGACAAGAAGATCCATTCAGGGGCTGTGAACCAGGTGGTGGCAGCCCCCATCCTCTGCCTCTTCTGGCTTCTCTTCTTCTCCACCATGCGCACAGGTGAGCACTGGGCTGGGCTGCCAGCCCCTGGCCTCCTACAGAGCCGCTTCCCAGGGCAGGCTGTggtcccagcagcccccaggcacggAGCATAGTCAGCATCCCTCTGACACCACCACTTCGGTTTTCCCTTGCTCTAGGGTTCCTGGCCCCCACTTCCATGTTCACTTTTGTGGTGCTCGTGATCACCATTGTGATCTGCCTGTGTCACGTCTGCTTCGGGCACTTCAAATACCTCAGCGCTCACAACTACAAGGTGAGGCGGAGTGCTGGGTGGGGGTGCGGGACCCTTTTCCTTAGGAGCACAACTCGGCAGTGAAACGGTGGGGTCTCTGTGTGGGGCTCATACTGCTCCCCAGCACACCCTCTCAACCCTGGCTTCACGGAGAGAGCAGTCCTgaggctgtccctgctgcctgTATGCTGCTCCTATGGTGGGACAGCAAATGTGTTGCCCTGGCAGTCTCTcaatttctcctttcctccccagATTGACCACACGGAGGTGGACACCATAGAAAACAGGCAGAACGGGAGACCTGCCACCAGTCTGCCAGCTCCCAAATCAGCTGTGAGTCCCTGTTCCCACCTCCATGCCCTGGCGTGCTCCTTGCCGGAGTTTGGGAAGGAGGAGGTAACTCCCTGTCTGAGTACCTCGCTCCTCACCTCTCTGAGGCAGCACCCGGAATCTCCCAGTGAGGGTGAGAGGCAAGCGTTGGGTGCTGTGCCCTTCACCTGAGCTGGGTGATGGAGTGTATCCCCACA
Coding sequences within:
- the TMEM63B gene encoding mechanosensitive cation channel TMEM63B isoform X4, translated to MLPYVIATLGSAGATCKTSTCNNSTKDYCYSARIRSTVLQGLPFGGVPTVLALDFMCFLALLFVFSILRKVAWDYGRLALVTDADRRRHWQTEREEREYVASALHSDSHDRYERLTSVSSSVDFDQRDNGFCSWLTAIFRIKDDEIRDKCGGDAVHYLSFQRHIIGLLVAVGVLSVGIVLPVNFSGDLLENNAYSFGRTTIANLNSGNNLLWLHTSFAFLYLLLTVYSMRRHTSKMRYKEDDLVKRTLFINGISKYAEPEKIKKHFEEAYANCTVLEARPCYDVARLMFLDAERKKAERGRIYFTNLQSKENTPSMINPKPCGHLCCCVIRGCEEVEAIEYYTKLEEKLKDDYKREKEKVNEKPLGMAFVTFHNETITAIILKDFNACKCQGCACRGEPRASSCSESLHVSNWTVSYAPDPQNIYWEHLSIRGFIWWIRCLVINVVLFILLFFLTTPAIIITTMDKFNVTKPVEYLNNPIITQFFPTLLLWCFSALLPTIVYYSAFFEAHWTRSGENRTTMHKCYTFLIFMVLLLPSLGLSSLDVFFRWLFDKKFLAEAAVRFECVFLPDNGAFFVNYVIASAFIGNAMDLLRIPGLLMYMIRLCLARSAAERRNVKRHQAYEFQFGAAYAWMMCVFTVVMTYSITCPIIVPFGLMYMLLKHLVDRYNLYYAYLPAKLDKKIHSGAVNQVVAAPILCLFWLLFFSTMRTGFLAPTSMFTFVVLVITIVICLCHVCFGHFKYLSAHNYKIDHTEVDTIENRQNGRPATSLPAPKSAMLCIYFLPLSRLGQ
- the TMEM63B gene encoding mechanosensitive cation channel TMEM63B isoform X1, with protein sequence MLPYVIATLGSAGATCKTSTCNNSTKDYCYSARIRSTVLQGLPFGGVPTVLALDFMCFLALLFVFSILRKVAWDYGRLALVTDADRRRHWQTEREEREYVASALHSDSHDRYERLTSVSSSVDFDQRDNGFCSWLTAIFRIKDDEIRDKCGGDAVHYLSFQRHIIGLLVAVGVLSVGIVLPVNFSGDLLENNAYSFGRTTIANLNSGNNLLWLHTSFAFLYLLLTVYSMRRHTSKMRYKEDDLVKRTLFINGISKYAEPEKIKKHFEEAYANCTVLEARPCYDVARLMFLDAERKKAERGRIYFTNLQSKENTPSMINPKPCGHLCCCVIRGCEEVEAIEYYTKLEEKLKDDYKREKEKVNEKPLGMAFVTFHNETITAIILKDFNACKCQGCACRGEPRASSCSESLHVSNWTVSYAPDPQNIYWEHLSIRGFIWWIRCLVINVVLFILLFFLTTPAIIITTMDKFNVTKPVEYLNNPIITQFFPTLLLWCFSALLPTIVYYSAFFEAHWTRSGENRTTMHKCYTFLIFMVLLLPSLGLSSLDVFFRWLFDKKFLAEAAVRFECVFLPDNGAFFVNYVIASAFIGNAMDLLRIPGLLMYMIRLCLARSAAERRNVKRHQAYEFQFGAAYAWMMCVFTVVMTYSITCPIIVPFGLMYMLLKHLVDRYNLYYAYLPAKLDKKIHSGAVNQVVAAPILCLFWLLFFSTMRTGFLAPTSMFTFVVLVITIVICLCHVCFGHFKYLSAHNYKIDHTEVDTIENRQNGRPATSLPAPKSAKYIAQVLQDSSPEGEATESEEQGSQDEELINADGMNDTDFQSCEDSLIENEIHQ
- the TMEM63B gene encoding mechanosensitive cation channel TMEM63B isoform X2, producing the protein MLPYVIATLGSAGATCKTSTCNNSTKDYCYSARIRSTVLQGLPFGGVPTVLALDFMCFLALLFVFSILRKVAWDYGRLALVTDADRRRHWQTEREEREYVASALHSDSHDRYERLTSVSSSVDFDQRDNGFCSWLTAIFRIKDDEIRDKCGGDAVHYLSFQRHIIGLLVAVGVLSVGIVLPVNFSGDLLENNAYSFGRTTIANLNSGNNLLWLHTSFAFLYLLLTVYSMRRHTSKMRYKEDDLVKRTLFINGISKYAEPEKIKKHFEEAYANCTVLEARPCYDVARLMFLDAERKKAERGRIYFTNLQSKENTPSMINPKPCGHLCCCVIRGCEEVEAIEYYTKLEEKLKDDYKREKEKVNEKPLGMAFVTFHNETITAIILKDFNACKCQGCACRGEPRASSCSESLHVSNWTVSYAPDPQNIYWEHLSIRGFIWWIRCLVINVVLFILLFFLTTPAIIITTMDKFNVTKPVEYLNNPIITQFFPTLLLWCFSALLPTIVYYSAFFEAHWTRSGENRTTMHKCYTFLIFMVLLLPSLGLSSLDVFFRWLFDKKFLAEAAVRFECVFLPDNGAFFVNYVIASAFIGNAMDLLRIPGLLMYMIRLCLARSAAERRNVKRHQAYEFQFGAAYAWMMCVFTVVMTYSITCPIIVPFGLMYMLLKHLVDRYNLYYAYLPAKLDKKIHSGAVNQVVAAPILCLFWLLFFSTMRTGFLAPTSMFTFVVLVITIVICLCHVCFGHFKYLSAHNYKIDHTEVDTIENRQNGRPATSLPAPKSAYIAQVLQDSSPEGEATESEEQGSQDEELINADGMNDTDFQSCEDSLIENEIHQ